From a region of the Lentimicrobiaceae bacterium genome:
- the gldD gene encoding gliding motility lipoprotein GldD, whose protein sequence is MKNKVSSKLLHRLLSGIFITSILFFSACSETPTPKPRGYFRISLPDKNYRLLDSIFPYSFEYPAYARITKDVHAPAEANWINIDFPQFKGRVHLSYKTVNKNLGVFTEDAHELVMKHIPKASAIEEVRIENSKHQVYGLVYDIQGTGAASAYQFYVTDSTTHFLRGALYFNTLPNNDSLAPVIDFIKGDIQHMLETLQWK, encoded by the coding sequence ATGAAAAATAAGGTCAGTTCTAAATTACTACATCGTTTATTGTCAGGTATATTCATCACTTCGATATTATTTTTTAGCGCCTGTAGTGAAACACCAACACCCAAACCACGAGGATATTTCCGAATAAGTTTACCCGATAAAAATTACCGTTTGCTCGACAGCATTTTCCCATATTCATTTGAATACCCGGCTTATGCCCGCATTACCAAAGATGTGCATGCCCCGGCCGAAGCCAACTGGATTAATATTGATTTTCCTCAGTTTAAGGGCCGTGTACACCTGAGCTATAAAACAGTGAATAAAAATCTGGGCGTTTTTACCGAAGATGCACATGAACTTGTTATGAAACACATACCAAAAGCATCTGCTATTGAGGAAGTTAGAATTGAAAACAGCAAACATCAGGTGTATGGACTTGTGTATGATATACAAGGTACCGGAGCTGCTTCAGCTTATCAGTTTTATGTGACCGATAGCACAACTCACTTTTTAAGAGGAGCCCTATATTTCAATACTTTGCCCAACAATGATTCATTGGCGCCGGTAATAGATTTTATCAAAGGCGATATTCAACACATGCTTGAAACTTTGCAGTGGAAATAA